The Pseudochaenichthys georgianus chromosome 8, fPseGeo1.2, whole genome shotgun sequence genome has a segment encoding these proteins:
- the rhbdf1a gene encoding inactive rhomboid protein 1 isoform X2: MAEARRESTSSLQRKKPPWLRLDIPTAQMSLDEPPTFVQPVKRQGFLRSISMPVETSHLQSPPRDFFDTRRPVLQRQSSITQTIKRGTADWFGVSKDGDATQKWQRKSLRHCSMRYGRLKPQVIREMDLPSQDNISLTSTETPPPLYVPSSQYGMQKIVDPLARGRAFRMVEEVDGYSVPQTPITPGAASLCSFTSSRSGLNRLPRRRKRESVAKMSFRAAAALVKGRSIRESTLTLRRAQRRSFTPASYMEEDMLDFPDELDTSFFARDTLMQEELSTYADEVFESPSEAAMKEDEPCSQMDETELTGSALDKTELERSHLMLPLERGWRKAKEGTPGPPKVPLRQEVVSVTGQRRGQRIVLPVKKLFAREKRPYGLGMVGKLTNRTYRKRIDSYVKRQIEDMDDHRPFFTYWITVVHLLITILAVCIYGIAPVGFSQHETVDSVLRNKGVYENVKYVQQENFWIGPGSEALIHLGAKFSPCMRQDKQVHDLIRDKRAIERNSACCVRNDRSGCVQTSAEECSSTLAVWVKWPSHFSTPQLDGKDRQYGSVCHQDPRICLEPASVTPHEWPDDISKWPICTRYNTGNHTNLPHIDCTITGRPCCIGTKGRCEITSREYCDFMNGYFHEEATLCSQVHCMDDVCGLLPFLNPEIPDQFYRLWLSLFLHAGILHCLVSVAFQMTILRDLEKLAGWLRISIIYILSGITGNLASAIFLPYRAEVGPAGSQFGILACLFVELFQSWQILAQPWRAFTKLLCVVLFLFAFGLLPWIDNFAHICGFISGFFLSFAFLPYISFGRLDMYRKRCQIIVFLVVFVGLFSGLVVLFYVYPIKCEWCELLTCIPFTDKFCEKYDLNAHLH, from the exons GGGAACAGCGGACTGGTTTGGGGTCAGTAAGGACGGTGATGCCACACAGAAATggcagaggaaaagccttcgcCACTGCAGCATGCGCTATGGAAGGCTGAAGCCACAGGTGATCCGAGAGATGGACCTGCCCAGCCAGGACAACATCTCCCTTACCAGCACGGAGACCCCGCCTCCGCTCTACGTCCCCTCCTCACAATATGGCATGCAAAAG ATTGTGGACCCATTGGCGCGAGGGCGAGCTTTCCGTATGGTGGAGGAGGTGGATGGCTACAGCGTGCCtcagacccccatcacccctgGAGCTGCCTCTCTTTGTTCCTTCACCAGCTCCCGCTCAGGTCTGAACCGACTGCCTCGTCGACGTAAGAGGGAGTCTGTGGCAAAGATGAGCTTCAGGGCCGCCGCAGCGCTGGTCAAG gGGCGCTCAATACGGGAAAGCACTCTCACTCTAAGACGGGCTCAAAGACGCAGCTTCACCCCCGCCAGCTACATGGAGGAGGACATGCTTGATTTTCCTGATGAACTGGACACATCCTTCTTTGCCAGA GACACTCTGATGCAGGAGGAGCTGTCCACGTACGCAGACGAGGTGTTTGAGTCGCCGTCTGAGGCGGCCATGAAAGAGGACGAGCCCTGCAGCCAGATGGATGAGACGGAGCTGACAGGCAGCGCCCTGGATAAGACGGAGCTGGAGAGGAGTCATCTCATGCT ACCTTTAGAACGGGGGTGGCGAAAAGCCAAAGAAGGAACCCCAGGGCCCCCAAAGGTGCCCCTTCGTCAGGAGGTGGTGAGCGTTACCGGACAGCGGCGAGGCCAGCGCATCGTATTACCTGTCAAGAAGCTTTTTGCCCGAGAAAAAAGGCCTTATGGACTGGGCATGGTGGGAAAGCTCACAAACCGGACCTACCGCAAGCGCATTGACAGCTACGTCAAGAGGCAGATCGAGGACATGGATGATCACAG GCCTTTTTTTACATACTGGATCACTGTTGTCCATTTGCTCATCACTATCCTGGCTGTATGCATCTATGGGATTGCACCAGTGGGCTTTTCCCAGCACGAGACAGTTGATTCT GTTTTAAGAAACAAAGGTGTTTATGAAAATGTCAAGTATGTACAGCAGGAGAACTTTTGGATCGGGCCGGGTTCG GAAGCTCTGATCCACTTGGGCGCCAAATTCTCTCCATGCATGCGGCAGGACAAACAGGTGCATGATCTTATCAGAGATAAAAGAGCTATCGAACGCAACTCTGCCTGCTGTGTACGTAACGATCGCTCCGGCTGCGTCCAAACCTCAGCGGAGGAATGCTCG AGTACTCTAGCTGTGTGGGTAAAGTGGCCGAGTCATTTCAGCACACCCCAGTTAGACGGTAAAGACAGACAGTATGGCTCTGTATGCCATCAGGATCCCAG GATATGTCTAGAGCCTGCCTCAGTAACACCTCATGAATGGCCTGATGACATCAGCAAATGGCCG atttgtacCAGGTACAACACAGGGAACCACACCAACCTGCCTCATATAGACTGTACCATCACAGGCCGACCCTGCTGCATTGGAACCAAAGGGAG GTGTGAAATAACATCCCGGGAATATTGTGACTTTATGAACGGCTACTTTCATGAGGAGGCTACTCTCTGCTCTCAA GTGCACTGCATGGACGATGTGTGTGGACTGTTGCCTTTCCTCAACCCCGAGATCCCAGATCAGTTTTACAGGCTCTGGCTCTCACTTTTCCTGCATGCTGG GATCCTTCACTGCTTGGTGTCGGTTGCTTTCCAGATGACCATCCTGAGGGACCTGGAGAAGCTGGCAGGCTGGCTGCGCATCTCAATCATTTACATTCTCAGTGGCATCACTGGCAACTTAGCTTCAGCCATATTCTTGCCCTACAGAGCGGAG GTGGGCCCAGCCGGCTCTCAGTTTGGGATCCTGGCCTGTCTGTTTGTGGAGCTGTTTCAGAGCTGGCAGATCCTCGCCCAGCCCTGGAGGGCCTTCACCAAGCTGCTGTGTGTGGTGCTCTTCCTCTTTGCCTTTGGGCTGTTGCCTTGGATCGACAACTTCGCCCACATTTGTGGCTTCATCTCCGGCTTCTTCCTGTCCTTCGCTTTCTTACCCTACATCAGCTTCGGCCGCCTGGACATGTATCGCAAACGCTGTCAGATCATCGTCTTCCTGGTGGTGTTTGTCGGGCTCTTCTCGGGCCTCGTGGTGCTATTCTACGTCTACCCAATCAAGTGTGAATGGTGCGAGTTGCTCACCTGCATCCCCTTCACGGACAAATTCTGTGAGAAGTACGACCTCAACGCTCACCTCCACTGA
- the aanat2 gene encoding LOW QUALITY PROTEIN: arylalkylamine N-acetyltransferase 2 (The sequence of the model RefSeq protein was modified relative to this genomic sequence to represent the inferred CDS: substituted 1 base at 1 genomic stop codon) codes for MRSERKKRSKREQGRQRSWKRIKLINKRFLKSPDLPALCYXGIMTQQVSGSPLLKPFFLRTPVRVVNPLRQRRHTLPASEFRNLTPRDAISVFEIEREAFVSVSGECPLTLDEVLNFVGQCPELSLGWFEEGQLVAFIIGTGWDKERLSQEAMTRHVPDTPTVHIHVLSVHRHCRQQGKGSILLWRYLQYLSCMPGLCRALLICEDFLVPFYVKAGFKEKGTSAISICNMQFQEMEFTLGGQAFARRNSGSYTLLHGLRSACVQQTGSNVGNKV; via the exons ATGAGATCAGAGAGAAAGAAGAGGAGCAAGAGAGAGCAGGGGAGACAGAGAA GCTGGaagagaataaaactgattaacAAGAGATTCCTCAAATCACCAGATCTTCCTGCCTTGTGTTATTGAGGCATCATGACACAGCAGGTCAGTGGCTCACCGCTCCTCAAGCCTTTTTTTCTGAGGACGCCTGTGAGAGTAGTCAACCCTCTGCGACAGAGACGACACACACTCCCTGCCAGCGAGTTCAGGAACCTCACGCCGCGGGACGCTATCAGTGTGTTTGAGATCGAGAGAGAAG CATTTGTCTCGGTGTCTGGAGAGTGTCCACTTACCCTGGATGAGGTGCTTAACTTTGTGGGCCAGTGCCCTGAGCTGTCGCTGGGCTGGTTTGAGGAGGGACAGCTGGTAGCTTTCATCATCGGCACTGGCTGGGATAAGGAGAGGCTTTCACAG GAGGCAATGACTCGGCATGTTCCAGACACCCCCACTGTGCACATCCATGTGTTGTCAGTGCACCGTCACTGTCGCCAGCAAGGCAAGGGCTCCATCCTCCTCTGGCGCTACTTGCAGTACCTGAGCTGTATGCCGGGCCTCTGCCGGGCGCTGCTGATCTGTGAAGACTTCCTGGTGCCCTTCTACGTAAAGGCCGGCTTCAAGGAGAAAGGAACATCAGCCATCTCCATATGCAACATGCAATTCCAAGAGATGGAGTTCACACTTGGTGGGCAGGCGTTCGCACGGCGGAACAGTGGCTCCTACACCCTCCTACATGGACTCCGGTCAGCCTGTGTGCAGCAGACAGGGTCCAATGTTGGTAACAAGGTCTAA